The DNA region GAGTGGTGAGGTACTCGCTCAGCTGCTCGACGAGTTCGTTCATGTTGTGGCCGATGAGGCCGACGTCCGAGTCCTCACTGGCGACGACGGCGAGATGCGCGCCGGAGCCGGCCTCCACGACGAAGAGGATGCCGCCGTAGAACTCGGCCATCGCCTGGCGCACGCCTCCGCTGCCGTTGCCGAACTCCACGGACGCGCCGTGAGAGAGGCTCTGGATGCCCGCGGAGATGGCGGCGAGCTGGTCGGCCTGGTCCATGTCCAGCTCGGAGGAGCTGCACAACTTGAGTCCGTCG from Streptomyces marispadix includes:
- a CDS encoding roadblock/LC7 domain-containing protein translates to MITDGKLDWLLESLLRRTPGARHALVLSRDGLKLCSSSELDMDQADQLAAISAGIQSLSHGASVEFGNGSGGVRQAMAEFYGGILFVVEAGSGAHLAVVASEDSDVGLIGHNMNELVEQLSEYLTTPPRQQDETRDPA